Proteins found in one Paenibacillus dendritiformis genomic segment:
- a CDS encoding sensor histidine kinase, translating to MKNYIFFSFTLGLIMFGLLSLLAYQLDRELNGPRPAYLTASEIVRPHVEEIPSEAIQSFGGWVEILNEQLEIVHVEGKKLDQATAYTEKDLNALLYDQKDKTYTVSLAPFTAHDGQNRYVLVKIPAQYAAQNIELKEMNRDEHKIFTKIMLQILALFIVLFSLNTYFYSRWTARKITNPLSAVAEAIKNVANGHYYKRLNVKANHEIAQIQEHFNVMADRLEKAEQEKKRLEANKQRMLVDISHDLKTPITTIQGYVEALQLGLIHDEDKKQKTLTLIQDKTQLVASLIEDVFELSKLELPDYPLTTEVSDIAECLREIAAEWYGPFEDKQFIFEYAIPAHEVNIPFNAKLVNRAISNLLANALKYNPEGTRVSLELAERNEEIEIIIADNGIGIAQELQDKIFDAFVRGDQSRRSDGGSGLGLTICKHIVEKHRGGIRLHVLDSGMESTAGRHGTIFRIVLPRK from the coding sequence ATGAAAAATTATATATTCTTCTCTTTTACATTGGGACTGATTATGTTCGGGCTACTGAGCTTGCTCGCTTACCAGCTGGATCGCGAGTTGAACGGGCCGCGGCCCGCGTATCTGACGGCCAGTGAGATTGTCCGGCCGCACGTGGAGGAGATTCCATCGGAGGCGATCCAATCCTTCGGCGGTTGGGTGGAGATCCTGAATGAACAGTTGGAGATCGTGCATGTCGAGGGCAAGAAGCTGGATCAGGCGACTGCCTATACGGAAAAAGATCTTAACGCCCTGTTATACGATCAAAAAGACAAGACGTACACGGTCTCGCTCGCTCCGTTTACGGCGCATGACGGACAGAACCGCTATGTTCTTGTCAAAATTCCTGCCCAATATGCGGCCCAAAATATTGAGCTTAAGGAAATGAACCGCGATGAACATAAGATATTCACCAAAATCATGCTGCAAATCTTGGCGTTATTCATCGTGTTGTTCAGCCTTAATACTTATTTCTACAGCCGATGGACAGCGCGCAAAATTACGAATCCGCTAAGCGCTGTCGCGGAAGCCATCAAAAACGTGGCGAACGGCCATTACTATAAAAGACTGAATGTAAAAGCGAACCACGAAATCGCGCAAATTCAGGAGCATTTTAACGTAATGGCTGACCGGCTGGAGAAGGCGGAGCAGGAGAAGAAAAGACTGGAGGCGAACAAGCAGCGGATGCTTGTCGATATTTCACATGATCTGAAAACGCCGATCACCACGATTCAGGGTTACGTGGAGGCTTTGCAGTTGGGGCTCATTCATGATGAAGACAAGAAGCAGAAAACGTTGACCCTGATTCAAGATAAGACACAGCTGGTAGCGTCCTTGATCGAGGATGTGTTCGAGCTGTCCAAGCTGGAGCTCCCGGACTATCCGCTTACGACCGAAGTGTCGGACATTGCCGAATGTCTGCGCGAGATCGCCGCCGAATGGTATGGCCCGTTCGAGGACAAGCAGTTCATCTTCGAATATGCCATTCCTGCGCATGAAGTGAACATCCCGTTCAACGCGAAATTGGTAAACCGGGCCATCTCCAATCTGCTGGCTAACGCACTGAAATATAATCCGGAAGGTACTCGTGTATCCCTTGAATTGGCGGAGAGGAACGAAGAGATCGAGATTATCATCGCCGATAACGGCATCGGCATCGCGCAGGAGCTGCAGGACAAAATATTCGATGCCTTCGTCCGCGGCGATCAATCCCGGAGAAGCGATGGCGGGAGCGGGCTCGGCCTGACGATTTGCAAGCATATCGTCGAGAAGCACCGGGGCGGGATTCGCTTGCATGTGTTAGATAGCGGAATGGAGAGCACAGCCGGCAGGCATGGCACGATATTCCGAATTGTGCTGCCAAGAAAATAA
- a CDS encoding response regulator transcription factor: protein MDKPKILIVEDEEKIARVLELELTYEGYEVGKALDGLEGFRLFQEQSWDLILLDVMLPGISGIELLRRIRSHDPHTMVVMLTAKDSVEDKVSGLDLGANDYVTKPFQIEELLARIRASLRMRRLPPAAEIEPEWITVADLSLSELTHEVKRGEDRIELTPREFDLLAYLMKHARQVLSREQLLDGVWGYDYYGDTNIVDVYIRYLRHKVDKPYDTALIHTVRGVGYVLRDPR, encoded by the coding sequence ATGGATAAGCCCAAAATATTGATCGTCGAAGATGAAGAAAAAATTGCCCGCGTACTGGAGCTGGAGCTGACGTATGAAGGGTATGAAGTCGGCAAGGCATTGGACGGCCTGGAGGGGTTCCGGCTTTTCCAGGAGCAGTCCTGGGACCTGATATTGCTGGATGTGATGCTCCCCGGCATTAGCGGAATCGAACTGCTGCGCCGCATCCGTTCCCATGACCCGCATACGATGGTCGTGATGCTGACCGCGAAGGACTCCGTGGAGGATAAAGTATCGGGCCTTGATCTCGGGGCCAATGATTATGTGACGAAGCCGTTTCAGATCGAAGAGCTGCTGGCGCGCATCCGTGCCTCGCTGCGAATGAGACGGCTGCCCCCGGCCGCCGAGATCGAGCCCGAGTGGATCACGGTCGCCGATCTGAGCTTGAGCGAGCTGACGCATGAAGTGAAGCGCGGGGAAGACCGCATTGAACTGACGCCCCGCGAGTTCGACCTGCTCGCATATCTGATGAAGCATGCCCGGCAGGTCCTGAGCAGGGAGCAGCTATTGGATGGAGTGTGGGGATACGACTATTACGGGGATACGAATATTGTCGATGTCTATATTCGCTATCTTCGCCATAAGGTCGACAAGCCCTATGATACGGCGCTGATTCATACCGTGCGCGGAGTAGGCTATGTGCTGAGGGATCCGAGATGA
- a CDS encoding response regulator transcription factor, with translation MHNTVLIADDEPDIVSLLKLYLEAEGLSVLEAGNGAEAMDMLRNEPVDLAIVDIMMPELDGYQLIKSVRKECKLPIIIISAKNRDADKIIGLGLGADDFITKPFSPLEVVARVQAQLRRTYEFNDNPAVQDSPHTRVGAFVLDHHSCALYKRGEPIALSANEYKLLKLLMGSPGRIFTKKQIFEKVWSEPYIADDNTVMVQISRLREKIEDQPRNPVYLKTIRGLGYRFAKEEECREQPQ, from the coding sequence ATGCATAACACGGTGTTAATCGCCGATGACGAGCCGGACATCGTGAGTCTGCTCAAGCTCTATTTGGAAGCCGAGGGCTTATCCGTGCTGGAAGCGGGGAACGGCGCGGAGGCTATGGATATGCTGCGCAACGAGCCTGTCGATCTTGCGATCGTCGATATTATGATGCCGGAACTGGACGGATATCAATTGATCAAGAGCGTCCGGAAGGAATGTAAGCTTCCGATCATCATTATTTCCGCCAAAAATCGGGACGCGGATAAAATTATCGGACTGGGCCTGGGGGCGGATGATTTCATTACGAAGCCGTTCAGTCCTCTGGAAGTGGTGGCGCGCGTTCAGGCTCAACTGCGCCGCACGTATGAATTCAACGATAATCCGGCTGTTCAGGACAGCCCGCATACGCGCGTCGGCGCCTTCGTGCTGGATCACCATTCCTGCGCTCTCTACAAACGCGGCGAACCTATTGCGCTTAGCGCGAACGAATACAAGCTGCTGAAGCTGCTGATGGGTTCACCAGGACGTATTTTCACGAAAAAGCAAATTTTCGAGAAGGTTTGGTCCGAGCCGTATATCGCCGATGACAACACCGTCATGGTGCAAATCAGCCGATTGCGGGAAAAGATCGAGGACCAGCCGAGAAATCCGGTCTATCTCAAAACGATCCGGGGGCTCGGTTACCGGTTTGCGAAAGAGGAAGAGTGCCGTGAGCAACCGCAATAA
- a CDS encoding aldehyde dehydrogenase family protein: MSLPTMDIHRWIGGQVSLPIEMHPVGQVEFRRNMQGADVVVFTGDYYNSLEVQAEFPSSLFLFFGSGVNPFIVGAQADIGQAVEAAVQSRLYNSGQDCMCPNVFFVHREVKSEFVAGLLDRVRQVKTGVTVARDTEVNPLIYDEIPLLASLFLDKYKDRIIHGGQVDVSRKLVEPTILLSAMDRMPEVEEHFCPIFNVVEYGSAQEVADWIFSEQRVESSFGACLFGEPELIEKLKPSHMLALNSTLFDIENGNRPFGGYGMKASYVRYKDRTISQPLLISEQVSRFFRNSPNITTAGYSSI, from the coding sequence GTGAGCTTGCCGACCATGGATATCCATCGCTGGATCGGCGGGCAGGTTTCCTTGCCGATCGAGATGCATCCTGTAGGGCAGGTTGAGTTCCGGAGGAATATGCAGGGTGCCGATGTCGTCGTCTTTACGGGAGACTATTACAACAGTTTGGAGGTTCAAGCCGAGTTTCCGTCTTCCTTGTTTCTCTTTTTCGGATCGGGCGTCAACCCGTTCATTGTCGGAGCCCAAGCGGATATCGGGCAAGCCGTCGAAGCGGCGGTTCAATCCCGCCTGTACAATTCGGGACAAGATTGCATGTGCCCGAATGTCTTTTTTGTCCACCGGGAGGTGAAGAGCGAATTTGTCGCCGGACTCCTTGACCGGGTCCGTCAAGTGAAGACGGGCGTAACCGTGGCTAGGGACACGGAGGTGAACCCGCTCATTTATGATGAGATTCCGCTGCTGGCCTCGCTCTTCTTGGACAAATACAAGGATCGGATTATCCATGGCGGTCAGGTGGATGTCAGCCGCAAGCTGGTCGAACCGACGATTCTCCTGTCTGCGATGGATCGGATGCCTGAGGTGGAGGAGCATTTTTGTCCCATTTTTAACGTGGTTGAGTACGGCAGCGCGCAAGAAGTCGCGGATTGGATTTTCTCGGAGCAGCGGGTGGAGTCCTCCTTCGGCGCCTGCTTGTTCGGGGAACCGGAGTTGATTGAGAAGCTGAAGCCGAGTCATATGCTTGCGCTCAATTCAACCTTGTTCGATATCGAAAATGGCAACCGGCCTTTTGGCGGCTACGGCATGAAAGCGAGCTATGTTCGGTATAAAGATCGCACGATCAGCCAACCGCTGCTTATTTCGGAACAGGTGTCGCGTTTTTTCCGCAACTCTCCAAATATCACGACAGCAGGGTACAGCAGCATCTAA
- a CDS encoding PepSY domain-containing protein has product MKRTFIASMAGLLLLGGAVGAAAAAGTANGSVKSLTNGSQILTSKQAEEIALREINGDIRSVELKKENGRTVFEVEIMTADGRDDNEVTLDAVSGKVLKVERDDDDDADDRQRERRQGQAQERTASISKKQAIAIALQDTPGKVIEADSDKNVYEIEIRSGNRDIEYKIDKYTGKIVDKDVDDADDDDEWDND; this is encoded by the coding sequence ATGAAGCGCACATTTATCGCCAGCATGGCAGGCTTATTATTGCTTGGAGGGGCCGTAGGGGCGGCCGCGGCCGCAGGCACGGCGAACGGCTCCGTGAAGAGCTTGACGAACGGGAGCCAAATCCTGACTTCGAAGCAGGCCGAGGAGATTGCTCTTCGGGAAATCAACGGCGACATCCGAAGCGTCGAGTTGAAAAAAGAGAACGGCCGTACGGTATTTGAGGTCGAAATCATGACGGCAGACGGCCGTGACGACAATGAAGTGACCTTGGATGCCGTGTCCGGCAAGGTGCTCAAGGTCGAACGGGATGATGACGATGACGCGGACGATCGTCAGCGTGAGCGCCGCCAAGGCCAAGCGCAGGAGCGGACAGCAAGCATTTCGAAGAAGCAAGCGATCGCCATCGCTCTTCAAGATACGCCGGGCAAGGTGATTGAGGCCGATTCCGACAAAAACGTCTACGAGATCGAAATTCGAAGCGGAAATCGCGACATCGAATATAAAATTGACAAGTATACGGGTAAAATTGTGGATAAAGATGTAGATGACGCCGACGATGATGATGAGTGGGACAATGATTAA
- a CDS encoding PepSY domain-containing protein: MKKAWLGAAVIAFFAIVIWQLVRLITFAEPLSAAEAASKVKEMYKGEVVEVSELPHAYRVTMELNTGTYEVDIDKDKGRIGGMTRTKAAPEPEATPPAVEPDQQKPPAESKPKPKPQKRITKEEAAAIALKTVDGKVDDIDLIQSGGVAYYLVEIDREDGEDGTVQINAITGEVKSVTWDD; this comes from the coding sequence ATGAAAAAAGCATGGCTGGGCGCAGCCGTCATTGCGTTCTTTGCCATTGTGATCTGGCAGCTTGTTCGCCTGATTACCTTTGCCGAGCCTTTGTCCGCGGCCGAGGCGGCCAGCAAAGTGAAGGAGATGTACAAGGGCGAAGTCGTGGAAGTCAGCGAGCTTCCGCATGCCTACCGGGTGACGATGGAGCTGAATACGGGAACGTATGAAGTCGATATTGACAAGGATAAAGGAAGAATCGGCGGGATGACAAGGACAAAAGCTGCACCAGAGCCGGAAGCCACACCGCCCGCCGTGGAACCGGATCAGCAGAAGCCGCCCGCTGAATCGAAGCCGAAGCCGAAGCCCCAAAAACGGATTACGAAAGAGGAAGCGGCCGCTATCGCGCTCAAGACGGTAGACGGTAAAGTCGATGACATCGACCTGATCCAGTCGGGCGGCGTCGCCTATTACCTGGTCGAAATCGATCGGGAAGACGGCGAGGATGGAACGGTTCAGATCAACGCGATAACCGGGGAAGTCAAGTCGGTCACCTGGGATGATTGA
- a CDS encoding sugar-binding transcriptional regulator — protein sequence MDQDKRRLSIEAARMYYMSDYSQIEIASMLGVSRPTVSRLLQYAKDQGYVRINIVDPLEDLDELGERVKQKYELDTALVCYSPVNEYHEIQKNISQKAADYLQETVQDTDIIGVTWGRTMHAVAVRLQEKQVRGVEVVQLKGGISYSHVNTYAAETVNLFAAAFQTIARYLPLPVIFDSVALKQMVEEDRHIHRIIQLGKQANIAVFTVGTVNDDALLFQLGYLSKEEKKLLQRTGVGDICSRFFDKDGNICSEDINNRTVGIDLPDLRKKEKSILIAGGQHKVEAIRAALVGKYANIIVTDQFTAQALLQS from the coding sequence ATGGATCAGGATAAACGCCGGCTAAGTATCGAAGCCGCAAGAATGTATTACATGTCAGATTATAGTCAAATCGAGATCGCATCCATGCTCGGCGTCTCCCGTCCGACGGTATCGAGGCTGCTGCAATATGCCAAAGATCAGGGCTATGTTCGCATCAATATCGTCGATCCGCTCGAGGATCTGGATGAATTGGGAGAGCGCGTCAAGCAGAAGTATGAACTGGATACGGCGCTCGTATGCTATTCCCCCGTGAATGAGTACCACGAAATTCAGAAAAATATTAGCCAAAAAGCGGCCGACTATTTACAGGAGACGGTCCAGGACACGGACATTATCGGCGTAACCTGGGGGAGAACGATGCACGCTGTGGCGGTTCGGCTTCAGGAGAAGCAGGTGCGGGGCGTAGAGGTTGTTCAATTAAAAGGCGGCATCAGCTACTCCCATGTCAACACGTATGCGGCGGAGACGGTCAATTTATTCGCGGCGGCGTTCCAGACGATTGCCAGATATTTGCCGCTTCCCGTTATATTCGACAGCGTTGCCCTGAAGCAGATGGTGGAGGAAGATCGGCATATCCACCGGATTATTCAATTGGGGAAGCAAGCCAATATCGCGGTCTTTACCGTAGGCACCGTGAATGATGATGCGCTGTTGTTCCAGTTGGGATATTTGAGCAAGGAAGAGAAGAAGCTGCTGCAGCGCACCGGTGTCGGCGACATCTGTTCGCGCTTCTTCGACAAGGACGGGAATATATGCAGCGAAGATATTAACAACCGGACCGTCGGCATCGATTTGCCGGATCTGCGGAAGAAGGAGAAATCGATTCTCATTGCCGGGGGCCAGCATAAGGTCGAAGCGATTCGGGCCGCGCTCGTCGGCAAATACGCCAATATTATCGTAACCGATCAATTCACGGCGCAAGCGCTGCTGCAATCATAG
- a CDS encoding 3-ketoacyl-ACP reductase gives MELNNLANKTALITGAGKGIGKALAVALAKEGTHLGLIARTQSDLEALKAELAGQYDVKVAITAADVGVQAEVERAVASIQEQLGAIHIVINNAGIASFGKLVDMPVQEWERIIQVNLMGTYYVTRAVLPGLIAQNEGSIINISSTAGERGFATGSAYNASKFAVMGLTEALMQEVRKHNIRVTALTPSTVNTELAVNAGLNIGDEDRMMQPEDVAELALAALKLPQRVFVKTAGIWTTNPQ, from the coding sequence ATGGAACTGAACAATCTCGCGAACAAGACGGCCCTCATTACCGGGGCAGGAAAAGGAATCGGCAAAGCATTAGCTGTCGCGCTTGCCAAGGAAGGCACGCATCTCGGGCTGATTGCCCGCACGCAGTCTGACCTGGAGGCGCTGAAGGCCGAGCTGGCCGGGCAATACGATGTCAAGGTTGCGATCACCGCAGCCGATGTCGGCGTGCAAGCCGAAGTGGAGCGGGCTGTCGCCTCCATTCAGGAGCAGCTCGGCGCGATTCATATTGTCATCAACAACGCCGGCATCGCCTCGTTCGGCAAGCTGGTCGACATGCCGGTACAGGAATGGGAGCGCATCATTCAGGTGAACCTGATGGGCACCTATTATGTCACACGCGCCGTGCTGCCGGGTCTGATCGCCCAGAACGAAGGCAGCATAATCAATATTTCCTCGACGGCGGGCGAGCGCGGCTTCGCGACCGGCTCTGCCTACAATGCATCCAAGTTCGCCGTCATGGGCTTGACCGAGGCGCTGATGCAGGAGGTGCGCAAGCATAACATTCGCGTCACGGCGCTCACGCCAAGCACCGTCAATACCGAACTGGCCGTGAACGCCGGGCTCAACATCGGCGATGAAGACCGGATGATGCAGCCTGAGGATGTCGCCGAGCTCGCGCTGGCTGCATTGAAGCTGCCGCAGCGCGTATTCGTCAAGACCGCCGGCATCTGGACGACGAATCCGCAGTAG
- a CDS encoding LacI family DNA-binding transcriptional regulator yields the protein MGRSKVTIEDVAARAGVGIATVSRAINDAEGISAKTKAKVMAAVEELGFIPNTSAQSLKVRQTKQIALAVPDIRNAFVPEIAYAVEQAAKHYDYRVVQINTLGNARAELEILKEAKKLHVDGLILLPLAYPKTLKDWINKSGLPIAIINYGKKLDADIKADIVSMSAQEGRLAMEHLLSIGRTRIAYAGAPKDIIEERFFAYEDALHQVDISLVYFGDDFSLQTGMKAADYFAGLANMPDAVYAGNDMIAIGLLNRFKELGVRVPEDIAVVGIDNIFWGTITTPKLSSVSIMGAEAARVAAELLLNRIIEQKQGVYERVQFEPRLIVRESSVPMTRTSRQLD from the coding sequence ATGGGCCGCAGCAAAGTAACGATAGAGGACGTAGCCGCAAGAGCGGGGGTCGGGATCGCTACCGTCTCGCGGGCGATTAACGATGCGGAAGGCATTAGCGCGAAGACGAAGGCGAAGGTGATGGCCGCCGTCGAGGAGCTTGGATTCATTCCCAACACCTCTGCCCAGAGCTTGAAAGTGCGCCAGACGAAGCAAATCGCGCTCGCCGTGCCGGATATCCGGAATGCGTTCGTTCCGGAAATCGCCTATGCGGTCGAGCAGGCCGCCAAGCATTATGATTATCGCGTCGTTCAAATCAATACGCTAGGCAACGCGCGCGCAGAGCTGGAAATATTGAAGGAAGCCAAAAAGCTGCATGTCGATGGCCTGATCCTGCTGCCGCTCGCCTATCCGAAAACATTGAAGGACTGGATCAACAAATCCGGACTCCCGATTGCGATCATTAACTATGGCAAAAAATTGGACGCGGATATCAAAGCCGATATCGTGAGCATGTCAGCCCAGGAAGGCCGGCTTGCGATGGAGCATCTCCTCAGCATCGGCCGCACACGAATCGCGTATGCGGGCGCGCCCAAGGACATTATCGAGGAGCGGTTTTTCGCTTATGAGGACGCATTGCATCAAGTCGATATCTCCCTCGTCTATTTCGGCGACGATTTCTCGCTGCAGACCGGAATGAAGGCCGCGGATTACTTCGCCGGACTGGCGAATATGCCGGACGCCGTGTATGCGGGCAACGATATGATTGCGATCGGGCTGCTGAACCGGTTCAAGGAGTTAGGCGTCCGCGTGCCTGAAGATATCGCCGTTGTCGGGATCGACAATATTTTTTGGGGGACAATTACGACGCCGAAGCTGAGCTCCGTCTCGATTATGGGCGCGGAAGCGGCAAGAGTGGCCGCGGAGCTGCTGCTGAACCGGATAATCGAGCAGAAGCAGGGCGTGTATGAGCGGGTGCAATTCGAACCGCGCCTTATCGTGAGGGAGTCGAGCGTACCGATGACCCGGACTTCCCGGCAGTTGGATTGA
- a CDS encoding 2,3-butanediol dehydrogenase, translated as MKALRWHGVKDLRLENIEEPKALKGKVKIKVEWCGICGSDLHEYTAGPIFIPEGAPHPITGEKAPIVMGHEFSGQVVEVGEGVTKVQAGDRVVVEPIYACGECEACRQGKYNLCSTMGFLGLAGGGGGFSEYVAAEEYMVHKIPDNVSYEQGALVEPSAVALHAVRQSKLKVGDRAAVFGTGPIGLLVIEALKASGAAEIYAVELSEQRRKKAEELGAIGLDPSQVDVVKELHERTNGGVDVAYEVTGVPPVLTNAIHSTCLGGEVMIVSIFEREAPIMPNDIVMKERTMKGIIGYRDVFPAVISLMEKGYFPADKLVTKRIKLDEVVTEGFDTLLSEKNQVKILVKAE; from the coding sequence GTGAAAGCTTTGAGATGGCATGGCGTGAAGGATTTGCGCCTGGAGAACATCGAGGAACCGAAGGCTCTCAAAGGCAAAGTGAAAATCAAAGTCGAATGGTGCGGAATTTGCGGCAGCGACTTACATGAATATACAGCAGGACCTATCTTCATTCCGGAAGGCGCCCCTCATCCCATTACGGGAGAGAAAGCGCCTATCGTTATGGGTCATGAATTCTCGGGACAGGTCGTCGAAGTCGGAGAAGGCGTGACCAAGGTGCAAGCGGGAGACCGCGTCGTCGTCGAGCCGATCTACGCTTGCGGCGAATGCGAAGCCTGCAGACAAGGAAAATACAATCTGTGCAGCACAATGGGCTTCCTTGGCCTGGCCGGAGGCGGCGGAGGCTTCTCCGAGTACGTGGCGGCCGAAGAGTATATGGTGCATAAGATTCCGGACAACGTGTCCTATGAGCAAGGCGCGCTGGTAGAGCCATCGGCGGTTGCCCTGCATGCCGTCCGCCAGAGCAAGCTGAAGGTCGGCGATCGGGCTGCCGTGTTCGGAACCGGGCCGATCGGGTTGCTCGTGATTGAGGCGTTGAAAGCGTCCGGAGCCGCGGAAATCTATGCCGTGGAGCTGTCCGAGCAGCGCCGCAAGAAAGCCGAGGAATTGGGCGCCATCGGGCTGGATCCATCCCAAGTGGATGTCGTCAAAGAGCTTCACGAACGGACCAATGGCGGCGTAGACGTCGCTTATGAGGTGACCGGCGTTCCCCCTGTATTGACGAACGCGATTCATTCCACCTGTCTCGGCGGCGAAGTGATGATTGTGAGCATCTTCGAGCGCGAGGCTCCGATCATGCCGAACGATATCGTCATGAAGGAGCGGACGATGAAGGGAATCATCGGTTACCGCGATGTATTCCCGGCCGTCATCAGCTTGATGGAAAAAGGCTATTTCCCTGCCGACAAGCTCGTGACGAAGCGCATCAAGCTTGACGAAGTCGTAACCGAGGGCTTCGACACCCTCCTGTCCGAGAAGAACCAGGTCAAAATTTTGGTCAAAGCGGAATAA
- a CDS encoding sensor histidine kinase has translation MKLRNKINLYTSVLFIALILIVSAAIYYIFSGMMLDSEADRVAAEAQQALAGINQAGTSIPPDDLLRAYAPLHGILQIVNADGSRGAAVAPPELKALRDLPVAYYRQEVRDIVTYQGIPHVFVSLPIVWHGGEVANLQVTESLKPTADMLNILRVVLILVSGLAILPVLISSKLLSNFITRPISSMIATMRDIQRSGQFKRIPLPKKSKDELYQMGDTFNHMMDLLEVNYEKQGQFISNASHELKTPLTIIESYASLLQRRGREQPELFDESVEAIHSEAIRMKDLTQQLLLLAKHDEMWKVTMEPIDLGHMVEEWVRAFQKAYHRDITLQREADVIIETDVQKCKQLFYIVMDNARKYSEEAIGVCIKKEGRTAVVEVSDRGIGIPADSLDKIFDRFYRVDKARTRAKGGFGLGLALAKEIADALEADIRIESIEGHGTKVRITFKMTPSRNLIGAESRPF, from the coding sequence ATGAAGCTGAGAAATAAAATCAATCTCTATACATCGGTATTGTTCATCGCGCTCATCCTGATTGTAAGTGCGGCCATTTATTATATTTTCAGCGGCATGATGTTGGATAGCGAGGCGGACAGAGTGGCCGCCGAAGCGCAGCAAGCGCTGGCGGGAATCAATCAGGCCGGCACGTCGATTCCGCCGGATGATCTGTTGCGGGCTTATGCGCCGCTCCATGGCATTCTCCAGATCGTCAATGCGGACGGAAGCCGGGGTGCGGCGGTTGCGCCGCCGGAGCTGAAGGCGCTTCGTGATCTCCCCGTTGCTTATTATCGGCAGGAAGTGCGCGACATTGTCACCTATCAGGGGATTCCGCATGTCTTTGTGTCGCTTCCGATCGTATGGCATGGCGGAGAGGTAGCCAATCTGCAAGTAACGGAAAGCTTGAAGCCAACCGCCGACATGCTCAATATTTTGCGAGTGGTCCTGATTCTGGTGTCGGGGCTTGCCATCCTTCCTGTCCTGATCTCGTCCAAGCTGCTGAGCAACTTCATCACCCGGCCGATCTCATCGATGATTGCGACGATGCGCGATATTCAGCGAAGCGGGCAGTTCAAGCGGATTCCGCTGCCGAAGAAGTCCAAAGATGAGCTCTACCAAATGGGCGACACGTTCAATCATATGATGGATCTGCTCGAGGTGAACTATGAGAAGCAGGGCCAATTCATTTCCAATGCATCCCATGAACTGAAGACGCCGCTTACGATTATCGAATCCTATGCATCCCTGTTGCAACGAAGGGGGAGGGAGCAGCCCGAGCTGTTCGACGAGTCGGTCGAGGCGATACATTCGGAAGCCATTCGAATGAAGGATCTGACCCAGCAATTGCTGCTGCTGGCGAAGCATGATGAGATGTGGAAGGTCACGATGGAGCCCATTGATCTGGGGCACATGGTTGAAGAATGGGTCCGCGCTTTTCAGAAGGCGTACCACCGTGACATCACGCTCCAGCGGGAAGCGGACGTGATCATCGAGACGGATGTTCAGAAATGCAAACAGTTGTTCTATATCGTGATGGATAATGCGCGCAAATATAGCGAGGAAGCGATCGGAGTCTGCATCAAAAAAGAAGGCCGAACAGCGGTGGTCGAGGTTAGCGACAGGGGCATCGGCATCCCGGCGGATTCGTTGGACAAAATTTTCGACCGGTTCTACCGGGTCGATAAGGCCAGAACAAGAGCGAAGGGAGGCTTCGGCCTGGGCCTGGCGCTTGCCAAGGAGATTGCCGACGCGCTGGAAGCCGATATTCGTATCGAGAGCATTGAAGGCCATGGCACCAAGGTTCGAATCACATTTAAGATGACCCCTTCACGCAATCTTATCGGTGCTGAGAGCCGGCCGTTTTGA